One window of Cryobacterium arcticum genomic DNA carries:
- a CDS encoding ABC transporter substrate-binding protein — protein sequence MSVKQHRRLFVPVAAAAVMGLALTGCTGDIAAQDAADTDCSAYTDYGTFEGNPEVSIGGTIQDDEADRLVQSWADFQACTGITVNYTGTKEFEAQIAVLAEGGSAPDIGIIPQPGLFNKLADAGFLKPAPEAVEANVDKWWSTDWKGYGTASDGTFYAAPLMASVKGYVWYSPSMFEEKGYEVPTSLDEMMTLTAKIAADGTVPWCAGVGSGDATGWPGTDWVEDYVLRQAGADTYDKWVKHEIPFNDPAIVKAFDSVGEILKNPEYVNGGLGDVSSIISTEFGDAGLPILDGSCALHHQASFYEGFWKKADGSAVTVAPDGDVYAFLLPPAEAGGEQAVTGGGELVSAFNESDEITAVLSYLSSDTWANNRVELGGVISANTGLDASLASSDILKQSVEILQDPNTVFRFDGSDLMPGAVGTDSFWKGIVNWLSGDDTQKVVDTIESSWPKS from the coding sequence ATGAGCGTGAAACAGCATCGCCGGCTTTTCGTCCCGGTCGCTGCAGCTGCAGTGATGGGACTCGCCCTGACCGGCTGTACCGGCGACATCGCCGCCCAGGACGCGGCCGACACCGACTGCTCCGCCTACACCGACTACGGAACCTTCGAGGGCAACCCCGAGGTCAGCATCGGTGGAACCATTCAGGATGACGAGGCCGACCGCCTCGTGCAGTCCTGGGCCGACTTCCAGGCCTGCACCGGTATCACCGTGAACTACACCGGCACCAAGGAGTTCGAGGCTCAGATCGCCGTTCTCGCCGAGGGTGGCAGCGCGCCGGACATCGGGATCATCCCGCAGCCGGGCCTGTTCAACAAGCTTGCCGACGCCGGCTTCCTCAAGCCCGCTCCCGAGGCCGTCGAGGCCAACGTTGACAAGTGGTGGTCGACGGACTGGAAGGGCTACGGCACCGCGTCCGACGGCACCTTCTACGCCGCACCGCTGATGGCCAGCGTCAAGGGCTACGTCTGGTACTCGCCGTCGATGTTCGAGGAAAAGGGCTACGAAGTCCCCACCTCGCTCGACGAGATGATGACCCTCACCGCCAAGATCGCCGCCGACGGCACCGTGCCGTGGTGTGCGGGTGTCGGATCGGGTGACGCCACGGGTTGGCCGGGAACGGACTGGGTCGAGGACTACGTCCTCCGCCAGGCCGGAGCGGACACCTACGACAAGTGGGTCAAGCACGAGATCCCGTTCAATGACCCCGCGATCGTCAAGGCGTTTGACTCGGTCGGCGAGATCCTGAAGAACCCGGAGTACGTCAACGGCGGACTCGGCGACGTGTCCTCGATCATCTCCACGGAGTTCGGCGACGCCGGCCTCCCGATCCTCGACGGCTCCTGTGCCCTCCACCACCAGGCCTCGTTCTACGAGGGCTTCTGGAAGAAGGCCGACGGTTCCGCCGTCACGGTCGCGCCTGACGGCGACGTCTACGCGTTCCTGCTGCCGCCCGCCGAGGCCGGCGGAGAGCAGGCCGTCACCGGTGGTGGCGAGCTGGTCAGCGCGTTCAACGAGAGCGACGAGATCACCGCAGTGCTCAGCTACCTCTCGAGCGACACCTGGGCGAACAACCGCGTTGAGCTGGGCGGCGTCATCAGCGCCAACACCGGCCTGGACGCCTCGCTCGCATCCAGCGACATCCTGAAGCAGAGCGTCGAGATCCTGCAGGACCCGAACACGGTCTTCCGTTTCGACGGCTCTGACCTGATGCCGGGTGCCGTGGGCACCGACTCCTTCTGGAAGGGCATCGTGAACTGGCTCAGTGGCGACGACACCCAGAAGGTTGTCGACA
- a CDS encoding LacI family DNA-binding transcriptional regulator — protein MSAIADVARLAGVAKATASRALSGRGYVSDETRQKVVAAAALIGYVASPNAASLVTGRTQSVGVIIPFISRWFFSEILESLEQSLLAQGYDMTLYNLPTHSVERERVFDFFLARKRFDGVISVGVELSDDEVTQLHRLGRPLVGIGGEIPGVHTIAIDDVATARLATEHLLSLGHTDIRHVGGDQIDQMDFAVHTKRLTGFNAAMRAAGHSTDDGFSACAFTVPGGYEAGLALFGDPRRRPTAVFAASDEIAVGLIIAARELGIQIPTELSVIGIDGHPYAEMFRLTTIEQHPRHQARMAVDWLLSALEQPSTVGTAQLTRVPTNLVMRSSTSAPR, from the coding sequence ATGAGCGCAATAGCCGATGTCGCGCGCCTCGCGGGAGTTGCCAAGGCCACGGCGTCCCGCGCCCTCAGCGGCCGGGGCTACGTCTCGGACGAAACCCGACAAAAGGTCGTCGCCGCCGCGGCCCTGATCGGTTACGTCGCCTCCCCCAATGCCGCGAGCCTCGTCACCGGCCGCACGCAGAGCGTGGGGGTGATCATCCCGTTCATCAGCCGCTGGTTCTTCTCCGAGATCCTGGAGAGCCTCGAGCAGTCGCTGCTCGCCCAGGGGTACGACATGACGCTGTACAACCTGCCCACGCACTCCGTCGAGCGGGAACGGGTCTTCGATTTCTTTCTCGCCCGCAAGCGGTTCGACGGCGTCATCTCGGTGGGCGTCGAACTCAGCGACGACGAGGTGACTCAGCTGCACCGTCTCGGCCGCCCACTGGTGGGCATCGGCGGCGAGATCCCGGGCGTGCACACCATCGCGATCGACGATGTCGCCACCGCACGCCTGGCTACGGAGCACCTGCTCAGCCTCGGGCACACCGACATCCGTCACGTCGGCGGCGACCAGATCGACCAGATGGACTTCGCCGTGCACACCAAGCGGCTGACCGGCTTCAATGCGGCCATGCGGGCCGCCGGCCACTCGACCGACGACGGATTCTCCGCCTGCGCCTTCACGGTCCCCGGCGGATACGAGGCGGGCCTCGCCCTGTTCGGCGACCCGCGCCGCCGACCCACGGCCGTGTTCGCCGCGAGCGACGAGATCGCCGTCGGGCTCATCATCGCCGCCAGGGAACTCGGCATCCAGATCCCCACCGAGCTTTCGGTGATCGGCATCGACGGGCATCCATACGCCGAGATGTTCCGGCTCACGACCATCGAACAGCATCCGCGCCACCAGGCCCGGATGGCCGTCGACTGGCTGCTCAGCGC